One window of the Bradysia coprophila strain Holo2 chromosome X unlocalized genomic scaffold, BU_Bcop_v1 contig_26, whole genome shotgun sequence genome contains the following:
- the LOC119069201 gene encoding hexamerin-1.1-like produces the protein MKLIAVFIVACAVASASGAVHKFVKTPTKFVDETFLVKQKAILDLLQHVHQKDIYTEGKWLTDKEFFSYDYDYNTKFTNVEAVMEFLNFYRTGMLPRGEVFSIMNEMHRRQVIALFHLFYYAKDWESFYQVATFARLHVNEGMFIYALTVAVLHRKDMTGMVLPPPYEVYPFYFFNYDVVRKAQQYKMQGFDKTIKTDKTYTVVIPSNYTDYLFETNMESKLSYFMEDIGLNTYYYYFHMDYPFWMTGKNYLTTTERRGELYLFKHQQILARYYLERLSLGMGTIPTFSWMENIRTGYYPALRYYNGEYFPMRDNFYNMYTEYNYFDLDIVTRYERRILDAIDLGYFTLYDGTKYELTKPENIDNLALLIKGFTDVEDIRFYGYLEYFAKMLLGTSMTTMNYHRTIPSVLEHFETSMRDPIFYQLYKRIINYYWSFKTHLPSYTTDDLLFDGVKIESVFVDKLVTFFDTFYSDITNVVDVEKFDDTYTKTDMYTFGRKAHYTGKDFVIKTKQLRLNHKPFNVRLNVLSNKAQRAVVKMFLGPKYNEFGFEYRNINENRENFVELEHFVVDLAAGMNTIDRNCQQFSKFIGDYTTYYDLYKDLMMSTKSEMKFAYDKYEKHCGFPWRLMLPKGTKGGMEFQMFFIVVPQIDIQTTMMRDEPMFICGNYDQYVDYRSYGFPLDRTINEMYWYTPNMYYYDAIIYHEETIDMMMF, from the coding sequence ATGAAGTTGATCGCGGTGTTCATAGTAGCGTGCGCTGTTGCGTCTGCATCCGGTGCTGTGCATAAATTCGTCAAAACACCGACCAAGTTCGTCGACGAAACTTTCTTGGTGAAACAGAAGGCTATTTTGGACCTGTTGCAACATGTCCATCAAAAAGACATCTACACCGAGGGAAAGTGGTTGACCGACAAGGAATTCTTCAGTTACGACTACGATTACAACACTAAATTCACGAATGTTGAAGCTGTTATGGAATTCCTCAATTTCTACCGCACGGGAATGCTTCCACGTGGTGAAGTGTTTTCAATTATGAACGAAATGCATCGCCGTCAAGTGATTGCCTTATTCCATTTGTTCTACTACGCCAAGGACTGGGAATCATTCTACCAAGTTGCCACATTTGCTCGCTTACACGTAAACGAAGGCATGTTCATCTATGCATTAACCGTTGCTGTTCTACATCGTAAGGATATGACTGGCATGGTCCTACCACCACCGTATGAAGTGTATCCGTTCTATTTCTTCAATTACGATGTCGTTCGCAAAGCACAACAATACAAAATGCAAGGATTCGACAAAACAATCAAGACCGATAAGACATACACCGTTGTCATTCCCAGCAACTATACGGATTACTTGTTTGAAACAAATATGGAATCCAAATTGTCCTACTTTATGGAAGATATTGGTTTGAACACTTACTACTACTACTTCCACATGGACTATCCATTCTGGATGACTGGAAAGAATTACTTGACCACAACCGAACGACGTGGTGAGCTGTATTTATTCAAACATCAGCAAATTTTGGCACGTTACTATTTGGAAAGATTGTCGCTTGGTATGGGCACTATTCCGACATTCTCCTGGATGGAGAACATTCGTACTGGCTACTATCCAGCATTGAGATACTATAACGGAGAATATTTCCCGATGAGAGACAATTTCTACAATATGTACACCGAATATAACTACTTCGACCTTGATATCGTTACTAGATACGAACGTCGCATTCTCGATGCTATTGATTTGGGATACTTTACATTGTACGATGGAACCAAGTACGAATTGACTAAACCAGAAAATATCGACAACTTGGCCCTACTTATCAAAGGTTTCACAGATGTTGAAGACATACGGTTCTATGGatatttggaatattttgcCAAAATGTTACTCGGCACATCGATGACAACAATGAACTATCACAGAACCATTCCAAGTGTGCTCGAACATTTCGAAACTTCGATGCGTGATCCGATTTTCTACCAATTGTATAAACGTATCATCAACTACTACTGGTCGTTCAAAACCCATTTGCCGTCATACACCACCGATGATCTTTTGTTTGATGGTGTTAAGATTGAATCGGTTTTCGTTGACAAATTGGTAACATTCTTCGATACATTCTACTCCGACATCACAAATGTTGTTGATGTCGAAAAGTTCGATGACACATACACCAAAACTGATATGTACACATTCGGTCGCAAAGCTCATTACACCGGCAAAGACTTCGTCATCAAAACCAAGCAATTGCGTCTCAATCACAAACCATTCAATGTTCGTTTGAATGTGTTATCCAACAAAGCACAAAGGGCTGTCGTCAAGATGTTCCTCGGACCAAAATACAACGAATTCGGATTCGAGTACAGAAACATCAATGAAAATCGCGAAAACTTCGTAGAATTGGAACACTTCGTTGTCGATTTGGCTGCCGGTATGAATACCATCGACCGAAACTGTCAACAATTCTCCAAATTTATCGGTGATTACACCACCTATTACGATCTGTACAAGGACTTGATGATGTCTACGAAATCCGAAATGAAGTTTGCTTACGACAAATACGAGAAACATTGCGGATTCCCATGGAGGCTTATGTTGCCCAAAGGTACCAAGGGCGGTATGGAATTCCAAATGTTCTTCATTGTTGTACCTCAAATCGACATCCAGACCACTATGATGCGCGACGAACCGATGTTCATTTGTGGCAACTATGACCAATACGTTGATTATCGTTCGTATGGATTCCCATTGGATCGCACCATCAACGAAATGTACTGGTACACACCCAACATGTACTACTACGATGCCATCATCTACCACGAAGAAACCATTGATATGATGATGTTTTAA